The proteins below come from a single Carnobacterium divergens DSM 20623 genomic window:
- a CDS encoding O-methyltransferase: MARNEMMYRPVVNEDVLEFIRKQQKPLAGELGEIERTANANGVPIIPHETVVFLNLLLGQLKPKNILEIGAAIGFSSSLMAQHVGEDGHVTTIDRFDVMINKAKANYEKLGLTDKVTLLEGQASDILPTLGGPYDFIFMDSAKSKYYDFFPECMRLLKVGGMLIVDDVLQGGTILLPKEEIPKRSRAIHRKLNAFLDVVMKHEALESSILPLGDGLLMIVKKDNTDFSYLIE; this comes from the coding sequence ATGGCACGAAATGAAATGATGTATCGTCCAGTTGTAAATGAAGATGTTTTAGAGTTTATTCGAAAACAACAAAAACCACTTGCAGGAGAGCTTGGCGAAATAGAAAGAACCGCAAATGCTAACGGAGTTCCAATTATTCCACACGAAACAGTAGTATTCTTAAACTTATTACTAGGACAATTGAAACCAAAAAATATTTTAGAAATCGGAGCAGCAATCGGATTTTCATCTAGTCTAATGGCTCAACATGTTGGAGAGGACGGACACGTTACAACAATTGATCGTTTTGATGTGATGATTAATAAAGCAAAGGCAAACTATGAAAAATTAGGTTTAACGGACAAAGTTACTTTATTAGAAGGACAAGCTTCGGATATCCTACCTACTTTAGGAGGACCGTACGATTTTATTTTTATGGATAGTGCGAAATCAAAATACTATGATTTCTTTCCGGAATGTATGCGCCTGTTGAAAGTGGGAGGAATGTTGATTGTAGACGATGTTTTACAAGGTGGAACAATTTTACTTCCGAAAGAAGAGATACCAAAACGCTCAAGAGCAATTCATAGAAAACTAAATGCTTTTTTAGATGTAGTAATGAAACATGAAGCCCTAGAAAGTAGTATTTTACCACTTGGAGACGGTTTATTGATGATTGTTAAAAAAGATAACACGGATTTTTCATATTTAATTGAATAA
- the cbpA gene encoding cyclic di-AMP binding protein CbpA produces MLIKSLCIPKKKLTTVKETVTLQEAIEILENSGYRCIPILDETGTIFRGNIYKMHIYRHKANGGDMSLPVTHLLKNATKFISVDSSFFKVFFTIKELPYISVLDEENRFYGILTHSSLLNMLQQSWNVKVGSYVLTIASSGLKGDLSNMTKIINKYCTIASCITLDVEQDDLVRRTMITLPAGVEEEKRDQIIEHLDKRGFRVVEIEDLKHLN; encoded by the coding sequence ATGTTAATAAAATCACTTTGTATTCCTAAGAAAAAATTAACGACTGTTAAGGAAACCGTTACTCTTCAAGAAGCTATTGAAATTTTGGAAAATTCTGGTTACCGTTGTATTCCAATTCTTGACGAAACCGGAACTATTTTCCGAGGTAATATTTATAAAATGCACATTTACCGTCATAAAGCGAATGGCGGAGATATGAGTTTACCTGTTACTCATTTGCTTAAAAATGCGACTAAATTCATTTCTGTTGATTCTTCATTCTTTAAAGTGTTCTTTACAATCAAAGAATTGCCTTATATTTCTGTATTGGATGAAGAAAATCGCTTTTATGGAATCTTAACCCATAGTTCTCTTTTAAACATGCTCCAACAATCTTGGAATGTTAAAGTAGGTAGTTATGTTTTAACTATTGCTTCTTCTGGTTTAAAAGGCGATTTAAGTAATATGACTAAAATCATCAATAAATATTGTACCATTGCAAGTTGCATTACACTTGACGTTGAGCAAGATGATTTAGTCCGTCGCACAATGATTACCTTGCCAGCTGGCGTTGAAGAAGAAAAACGCGATCAAATTATCGAGCATCTTGATAAACGTGGTTTTAGAGTCGTTGAGATTGAAGATTTAAAACATTTAAATTAG
- a CDS encoding QueT transporter family protein, whose product MKTKTLVTNAIVAALYVAITAVLAPLSFGAVQLRFAEMFNHLVVFNKKYIVGIVSGVCISNLFFSSLGVYDLVFGVGQSLVALLLTSGLIRKAKVENVWLKMIINTIVFSLTMAIIAWELVLVFGLPFWATYLTTGIGEMIVLVLTMPVMKALNTYVDFNRRIEK is encoded by the coding sequence GTGAAAACAAAAACATTAGTCACAAATGCTATTGTTGCGGCATTGTATGTTGCGATAACAGCAGTACTGGCTCCGTTATCTTTTGGAGCAGTTCAACTAAGATTTGCTGAGATGTTCAATCATCTAGTGGTCTTTAATAAAAAATATATTGTTGGAATCGTATCTGGAGTATGTATCTCAAATTTATTTTTTTCATCTCTTGGCGTTTATGATTTGGTTTTTGGAGTTGGTCAGTCGTTGGTTGCCTTGCTGCTTACTAGCGGATTGATTCGTAAAGCAAAAGTAGAGAATGTATGGTTAAAGATGATTATTAATACGATAGTCTTCAGTCTGACGATGGCGATTATTGCGTGGGAGCTTGTTTTAGTATTTGGGTTGCCATTTTGGGCTACTTATTTAACGACTGGAATTGGTGAAATGATTGTGTTAGTTCTTACAATGCCAGTTATGAAAGCATTAAATACTTATGTAGATTTTAACCGTAGAATTGAAAAATAA
- a CDS encoding type II toxin-antitoxin system PemK/MazF family toxin — translation MVKRGEVYFADLSPVVGSEQGGMRPVLIIQNNVGNHYSPTVIVAAITAKIQKAKMPTHVEVSAENHGLERDSVILLEQIRTIDKQRLKDKVTQIDFQLMQKVDEALEISVGLTGSV, via the coding sequence ATGGTAAAACGGGGAGAAGTTTATTTCGCAGACTTATCACCGGTAGTTGGATCGGAACAAGGCGGAATGCGCCCAGTTTTAATCATCCAAAACAATGTTGGAAATCATTATAGTCCAACGGTTATTGTTGCAGCTATCACTGCAAAAATTCAAAAAGCAAAAATGCCTACACATGTTGAGGTATCAGCTGAAAATCATGGTTTAGAAAGAGATTCAGTTATCCTATTAGAGCAAATTAGAACAATTGACAAACAACGACTAAAAGATAAAGTGACCCAAATTGATTTTCAATTAATGCAAAAGGTTGATGAAGCTTTGGAAATTAGTGTGGGACTTACAGGAAGTGTTTGA
- the alr gene encoding alanine racemase yields the protein MVSGKHRKTYARISKKAIRHNLQNEQARIGDECKLFAVVKADGYGHGAVEIAKIARDSGVSGFCVALLDEALELRKAGITEPILILGIVDVEFVPIIAAEDLSVTVSSLEWLKEAEQRLVQQTKALRIHLALDTGMGRIGFRTVSELTEAENYVTNSELIEFEGIFTHFATADEADETQFNRQLKQFNKLISCLSNKPQFVHAANSATALWHQQIPTNLIRYGIAMYGLNPSGTTLKAPISLEPAMELISELVHVKEIQPGDTVSYGATYEASDCEWVGTIPIGYADGWRRSLQGQTVLVDGQRCEIIGRVCMDQCMIRLPKEYPVGTTVVLVGKSGNDQVTMEELAEYLGTINYEIICGIALRVPRIYV from the coding sequence TTGGTTTCAGGAAAGCATCGCAAGACATATGCAAGAATTAGTAAGAAAGCAATTAGACACAATTTGCAAAATGAACAGGCTAGAATAGGAGATGAGTGCAAATTATTTGCAGTTGTCAAAGCAGATGGCTATGGACATGGAGCTGTTGAAATTGCGAAAATCGCGAGAGATAGTGGGGTATCTGGATTTTGTGTTGCGCTATTAGATGAGGCGTTGGAGTTAAGAAAGGCTGGAATTACTGAGCCAATCTTGATTTTAGGAATAGTTGATGTAGAATTTGTTCCTATCATAGCAGCTGAAGATTTAAGTGTGACTGTAAGTAGCTTAGAATGGTTAAAAGAAGCCGAGCAGAGATTAGTGCAACAAACTAAAGCCTTACGTATTCACTTAGCATTAGACACGGGTATGGGAAGAATTGGTTTTAGAACCGTTTCAGAACTAACAGAAGCAGAAAATTATGTGACTAATTCTGAATTAATTGAATTTGAAGGTATTTTTACACATTTTGCCACAGCAGATGAAGCGGATGAAACGCAATTTAATCGTCAGCTAAAACAGTTCAATAAGTTGATAAGTTGTTTAAGCAATAAGCCACAATTTGTACATGCTGCAAATAGTGCAACGGCGCTATGGCATCAACAAATACCAACAAACTTGATTCGTTACGGAATCGCTATGTATGGTTTAAATCCATCTGGAACAACTTTGAAAGCACCGATTTCTTTAGAACCTGCTATGGAACTGATTAGTGAATTGGTGCATGTTAAGGAAATACAACCAGGAGATACAGTTAGCTACGGAGCCACTTACGAAGCAAGCGATTGTGAGTGGGTAGGAACGATTCCAATTGGTTATGCGGATGGATGGCGGAGAAGTTTACAAGGACAAACTGTCCTGGTTGATGGGCAACGTTGTGAAATCATTGGACGTGTGTGTATGGATCAATGTATGATCCGTTTGCCAAAAGAATATCCTGTAGGGACGACCGTTGTCTTAGTTGGGAAAAGTGGAAATGATCAAGTAACGATGGAAGAGTTAGCAGAATATTTAGGCACAATTAATTATGAAATCATATGTGGTATCGCTTTAAGAGTACCTCGAATTTATGTTTAA
- the acpS gene encoding holo-ACP synthase — protein sequence MIIGIGLDLTEIPRIVKAYEKQASFPMKVLTENEQQVFNQLNGKRKMEFLAGRFAAKEAFSKALGTGIGKVGFLDIEVLNDEKGKPYIAKAPFIGNTFISITHTDTIAAAQVILENT from the coding sequence ATGATTATTGGCATTGGTTTAGATTTAACTGAAATTCCACGAATTGTTAAGGCATATGAAAAACAGGCTAGTTTTCCAATGAAAGTATTGACAGAAAATGAACAACAAGTATTCAATCAGTTGAACGGAAAACGGAAAATGGAATTTCTAGCGGGAAGATTTGCTGCCAAAGAGGCCTTTTCAAAAGCTTTGGGAACGGGAATTGGAAAAGTAGGTTTTTTGGATATTGAAGTATTAAACGATGAAAAAGGAAAACCGTATATTGCTAAAGCGCCTTTTATAGGTAATACTTTTATCTCCATTACGCATACAGATACAATTGCTGCGGCTCAAGTAATCTTGGAAAATACCTAA
- the cshA gene encoding degradosome RNA helicase CshA, translated as MKFSELGLSPELLQSVERLGFEEATPIQDQTIPLALEGKDVIGQAQTGTGKTAAFGLPMLQKIDITNRTVQGLVIAPTRELAIQTQEELFRLSRDKKVRVQVVYGGADISRQIRALKDQPHIVVGTPGRLLDHINRRTLKLDHVETLVLDEADEMLNMGFLEDIEKIIKEVPSIRQTLLFSATMPDAIKRIGVKFMKEPEHVKIKATEMTANLIDQYFVRCKDFEKFDIMTRLLDVQTPELTIVFGRTKRRVDELSKGLEMRGYRAEGIHGDLSQQKRMSVLKAFKKGDLDILVATDVAARGLDISGVTHVYNYDIPQDPESYVHRIGRTGRAGKEGMSVTFITPNEMGYLRVIEELTKKKMTALRPPTNDEAFEGQIKAAMETVGEVINSNELERYEKAAAQLLEDYDATDLAAAFLKSISKDASEVPVKITPERPLPNRKGGGGGGGNRSGGGGRSKGGSSYRGGERRGNGGGNRSGKDNRRSGGGASSNGNWSKDSKRSSSNGSGEARKSVGNRGKATDNRRNGGGDRNFTIRNKD; from the coding sequence TTGAAATTTTCAGAATTAGGATTATCACCAGAATTACTACAATCCGTAGAACGCTTAGGCTTTGAGGAAGCAACACCAATTCAAGATCAAACAATTCCACTAGCTTTAGAAGGAAAAGATGTAATTGGTCAAGCACAAACAGGTACAGGTAAAACAGCAGCATTTGGGTTACCAATGCTACAAAAAATCGACATTACCAATCGTACTGTCCAAGGTTTAGTTATTGCGCCAACACGTGAATTAGCAATTCAAACACAAGAAGAATTGTTCCGTTTAAGCCGTGATAAAAAAGTTCGCGTACAAGTAGTTTATGGTGGCGCTGATATCAGCCGTCAAATCCGTGCTTTAAAAGACCAACCACATATCGTTGTTGGTACACCAGGTCGTTTACTTGACCATATCAACCGTCGCACTTTAAAATTAGATCACGTTGAAACATTAGTATTGGATGAAGCGGATGAAATGTTAAACATGGGATTCTTAGAAGATATTGAAAAAATCATCAAAGAAGTACCATCAATTCGCCAAACATTATTATTCTCAGCAACTATGCCAGATGCTATCAAACGTATCGGTGTTAAATTCATGAAAGAACCAGAACATGTTAAAATCAAAGCAACTGAAATGACTGCTAATCTGATTGATCAATATTTCGTACGTTGTAAAGACTTCGAAAAATTTGATATCATGACTCGTTTATTAGATGTTCAAACACCTGAATTAACGATTGTATTTGGACGTACAAAACGTCGTGTAGATGAATTATCAAAAGGATTAGAAATGCGTGGTTACCGTGCAGAAGGAATCCATGGAGATTTGTCTCAACAAAAACGTATGAGTGTTTTAAAAGCATTTAAAAAAGGCGATTTAGATATCTTAGTTGCAACAGATGTAGCTGCTCGTGGATTAGATATTTCAGGAGTAACACATGTTTACAACTATGACATTCCACAAGATCCAGAAAGTTATGTTCACCGTATCGGTCGTACAGGACGTGCTGGTAAAGAAGGTATGTCAGTAACTTTCATTACACCAAATGAAATGGGCTACCTACGAGTAATCGAAGAATTGACGAAGAAGAAAATGACTGCATTACGTCCACCAACAAATGATGAAGCTTTCGAAGGCCAAATCAAAGCAGCAATGGAAACAGTAGGCGAAGTTATTAATTCTAATGAATTAGAACGCTATGAAAAAGCAGCAGCACAGTTGTTAGAAGACTATGATGCAACGGATCTGGCAGCAGCATTCTTGAAGAGCATTTCAAAAGATGCAAGCGAAGTTCCAGTTAAAATCACTCCAGAGCGTCCACTTCCAAACCGTAAAGGTGGCGGAGGCGGTGGTGGTAACCGTAGTGGCGGCGGTGGTCGTAGCAAAGGTGGATCATCATACCGTGGCGGCGAACGTCGTGGAAATGGCGGAGGAAACCGCTCAGGTAAAGATAATCGTCGTAGTGGCGGCGGAGCTAGCTCTAATGGAAATTGGAGTAAAGACAGCAAACGTAGTAGCAGTAACGGAAGTGGCGAAGCTCGTAAGAGTGTTGGCAACCGTGGTAAAGCAACAGATAACCGTCGCAATGGTGGCGGAGATCGTAACTTTACTATCCGTAATAAAGATTAA
- a CDS encoding Bax inhibitor-1/YccA family protein translates to MQNQRREVATEGMSRFFATVYGYMTLGLALSGVTAFYASQSPIIMKFVYGSPFGLIALVILELFLVFKLASNGKKLRSVGSSIVGFIAFSIVNGVLLSSIFLVYNLGSIASAFMITAGTFAGMSFVGFVTKKDMSSFGGQLRGALIGLIIATVVNGFILKSGPADFVLSIITVLIFIGFTAYDTQKLKQIYMHYQDQETLGSIAISGALSLYLDFINIFLSILRIFGGRD, encoded by the coding sequence ATGCAAAATCAAAGAAGAGAAGTAGCCACAGAAGGAATGTCACGTTTCTTTGCTACTGTTTATGGATATATGACGCTAGGTTTAGCACTTTCTGGCGTAACTGCTTTTTACGCATCACAAAGTCCAATCATTATGAAATTTGTTTATGGCAGTCCATTTGGCTTGATTGCCTTAGTTATTTTAGAATTATTTTTAGTCTTTAAACTAGCTTCTAATGGGAAAAAATTGCGCTCAGTAGGCTCTTCCATAGTTGGTTTTATTGCATTTTCAATTGTTAATGGGGTCTTGCTATCTTCAATCTTCCTTGTTTACAATTTGGGAAGTATTGCTTCTGCATTTATGATTACAGCTGGAACATTTGCTGGTATGAGCTTTGTGGGATTTGTAACTAAAAAAGATATGAGCTCGTTTGGTGGACAATTACGAGGTGCGTTAATTGGTTTAATCATTGCAACAGTTGTTAATGGCTTTATTTTGAAAAGCGGACCAGCAGATTTCGTGCTATCAATTATCACCGTTTTAATCTTTATCGGATTTACAGCATATGATACACAAAAATTAAAACAAATTTACATGCACTACCAAGATCAAGAAACACTTGGGTCAATTGCTATTAGTGGCGCATTAAGTTTATATTTAGATTTTATCAATATTTTCTTGAGCATTTTAAGAATTTTTGGTGGAAGAGACTAA
- a CDS encoding UDP-N-acetylmuramoyl-tripeptide--D-alanyl-D-alanine ligase has protein sequence MNLTLKEVAKAVGAVNNIRQWEELEINNVQFDTRKSTEGSLFVPLKGTNDGHDFIDNAIENGAVASFWSAPLDQAPSGFPVLQVKDTLIALQQLAKYYLEKINPKVVGITGSNGKTTTKDMTEAVLKARYRVHKTQGNFNNHIGLPITILEMPSDTEVVILEMGMNHAGEIELLSNLAQPDIAVITMIGESHIEYLGSRAGIADAKMEITAGLKETGALIFPGEEPLLVEKTAKLKPAQLATFGMSEINDLYPVNVQTGMMETSFETNVAPLTECSIPVLGTYNVSNALAALTVGLKLEITIQEAAPFLAKFNLTKNRTEWVKGIHNSMILNDAYNANPTAMNAVLDNFSELKNEGKKIAVLGDMLELGSLSKEMHESVAEHLNPQKIDEVYLYGEEMAVLFDKLLLIFPQERVHHYTKDKEQLIAELTEIIQPQDHILVKSSFGTNLLAVVTAIQSV, from the coding sequence ATGAATTTAACACTTAAAGAGGTTGCCAAAGCAGTAGGAGCGGTAAATAATATCCGCCAATGGGAAGAACTTGAAATTAATAATGTACAATTTGACACACGAAAATCAACTGAAGGTTCTCTATTTGTCCCATTAAAAGGGACGAATGATGGGCATGATTTTATTGACAATGCAATAGAAAATGGTGCGGTGGCTTCCTTTTGGAGTGCTCCATTAGATCAAGCCCCAAGCGGATTTCCTGTTTTACAAGTTAAAGATACACTAATAGCCTTGCAACAGCTTGCAAAATATTATCTTGAAAAAATTAATCCAAAAGTAGTTGGAATAACTGGGAGTAATGGTAAAACAACTACAAAAGATATGACCGAGGCAGTCTTAAAGGCGCGTTATAGAGTTCATAAAACACAAGGGAATTTTAATAATCATATTGGTTTACCAATTACGATTTTAGAAATGCCGTCAGATACCGAAGTAGTCATTTTAGAGATGGGTATGAATCATGCAGGAGAAATTGAACTGTTGTCAAATTTAGCACAGCCAGACATTGCTGTTATCACAATGATTGGCGAATCACATATTGAATACCTAGGTTCAAGAGCAGGAATTGCAGATGCTAAAATGGAAATTACTGCGGGATTAAAAGAAACAGGCGCTCTTATTTTCCCAGGTGAAGAACCTTTACTAGTAGAAAAAACAGCTAAATTAAAACCTGCACAGCTTGCAACGTTTGGAATGTCAGAAATAAATGACCTGTATCCAGTAAATGTCCAAACAGGAATGATGGAAACATCCTTTGAAACAAACGTAGCGCCATTAACTGAATGCTCTATCCCTGTTCTGGGAACCTACAATGTGAGCAACGCATTAGCAGCACTAACAGTTGGCTTGAAATTGGAAATTACAATTCAAGAAGCTGCACCATTTCTTGCAAAATTTAACTTAACAAAAAATAGAACAGAATGGGTAAAAGGAATTCACAACAGCATGATTTTAAATGATGCGTACAATGCAAATCCAACAGCGATGAACGCTGTATTAGACAATTTTAGTGAATTAAAAAATGAAGGGAAAAAAATTGCTGTACTAGGAGACATGTTGGAATTAGGCTCTCTATCCAAAGAAATGCATGAAAGTGTTGCAGAACATCTAAACCCTCAAAAAATAGATGAAGTTTATTTGTATGGCGAGGAAATGGCTGTTCTCTTTGATAAGTTACTACTTATTTTCCCTCAAGAGAGAGTTCACCACTACACTAAGGATAAAGAGCAATTGATTGCTGAATTAACGGAAATAATCCAACCACAGGATCACATTTTAGTTAAATCTAGCTTTGGTACAAATTTATTAGCAGTCGTTACAGCGATTCAATCAGTTTAA
- a CDS encoding D-alanine--D-alanine ligase, protein MKIFLIYGGKSAEHDVSILTAFSITKEIYYKYYDVEPIYITKSGKWLQGMTLESPVINADALKFEEADEAVLAIKEGAISTGVEISPTSIKQEDAVIFPVLHGPNGEDGTIQGLFEVIGMPYVGAGVLASACGMDKIISKYLFQQAGLPQVPYVPVLKNNWSTDAEKVFMQCEGTLLYPMFVKPANMGSSVGISKAENREELIEAIEEALKYDRRIVVEQGIEARELEVAVLGNSDIHTSVPGEIVKTVDFYDYDSKYINNEVTLQIPAKVTEDVSIQLREYAARAFQTLDGSGLSRCDFFLTSNDEIFINEVNTMPGFTQFSMYPLLWENTGLGYGDLVEELIQLALRRFEERQAFQYSEES, encoded by the coding sequence ATGAAAATCTTTCTAATTTATGGCGGTAAAAGTGCAGAACACGATGTCTCAATTTTAACAGCCTTTTCAATCACTAAAGAAATTTATTATAAATATTATGACGTTGAACCAATCTACATTACAAAATCAGGAAAATGGTTACAAGGAATGACCTTAGAATCTCCTGTTATCAATGCTGATGCATTGAAATTTGAAGAAGCCGATGAAGCGGTTTTAGCCATCAAGGAAGGAGCGATTTCGACAGGTGTTGAAATCAGCCCGACAAGTATCAAACAAGAAGACGCGGTTATTTTCCCAGTCTTACACGGACCAAATGGAGAAGACGGTACAATTCAAGGGTTATTTGAAGTTATTGGTATGCCTTATGTAGGTGCCGGAGTGTTAGCAAGTGCGTGTGGAATGGATAAAATTATCAGCAAATATCTTTTTCAACAAGCAGGTCTTCCCCAAGTACCATATGTTCCAGTCTTAAAAAATAACTGGTCAACAGATGCTGAAAAAGTCTTTATGCAATGCGAAGGGACACTTTTATATCCAATGTTTGTAAAGCCTGCAAATATGGGATCAAGCGTAGGAATTAGCAAAGCTGAAAATCGAGAAGAATTAATTGAAGCTATTGAAGAAGCCTTAAAATATGATCGTCGCATTGTTGTAGAACAAGGTATTGAAGCAAGAGAGCTCGAAGTAGCGGTACTTGGAAATTCAGATATTCATACTTCTGTTCCCGGTGAAATTGTAAAAACCGTTGATTTTTATGACTACGATTCTAAATACATCAACAATGAAGTGACATTACAGATTCCTGCAAAAGTAACGGAAGATGTGTCAATTCAATTAAGAGAATACGCAGCGAGAGCTTTCCAAACATTAGACGGAAGTGGCTTAAGCCGCTGTGATTTCTTTTTAACAAGCAATGATGAAATTTTTATCAATGAGGTCAACACGATGCCTGGTTTTACTCAATTTAGCATGTATCCATTATTATGGGAAAATACAGGCTTAGGCTACGGCGATTTAGTGGAAGAATTGATCCAATTAGCTTTAAGAAGATTTGAAGAAAGACAAGCTTTTCAATATTCAGAAGAAAGCTAA
- a CDS encoding DMT family transporter, producing the protein MSILYLMIAGACELGFIIFLKKSDGFKKKKEGIISVVIMGLGLYLLSLATRTIPIGVAYAIWTGIGASSTVLWGMFFLGENRSWKKFLFVGMIIIGVIGLKLTSH; encoded by the coding sequence ATGAGTATTTTATATTTAATGATTGCAGGAGCATGTGAACTTGGTTTTATTATTTTTTTAAAAAAATCTGATGGTTTTAAAAAGAAAAAAGAAGGGATCATTTCTGTTGTGATTATGGGACTGGGACTGTATTTGCTCTCATTAGCGACTCGAACCATTCCAATCGGTGTGGCCTACGCAATTTGGACAGGAATTGGCGCCTCTTCAACAGTTTTGTGGGGAATGTTTTTTCTTGGTGAAAATCGAAGCTGGAAAAAATTCTTATTTGTAGGCATGATTATAATTGGAGTAATCGGCTTAAAATTAACGTCACATTAG
- a CDS encoding DMT family transporter — MEWIYLLIAGVLEIVWAYFLNESNGFTILLPSIIAIVFIIISFGALEKAMRKLGIGVAYAVFTGIGTAGTALMGMLWLGENVSFWKIISLLILLGGILGLKMTEDGEEK; from the coding sequence ATGGAATGGATCTATTTATTAATTGCAGGAGTATTGGAAATTGTATGGGCTTATTTCTTAAATGAATCAAACGGTTTTACAATTCTGCTTCCAAGCATAATTGCAATTGTGTTTATTATTATTAGCTTTGGAGCATTAGAAAAAGCGATGAGAAAACTAGGTATAGGTGTTGCCTATGCAGTATTTACAGGAATTGGAACAGCAGGAACAGCTTTAATGGGCATGCTTTGGTTAGGTGAAAATGTGAGTTTTTGGAAAATTATTTCATTATTAATTTTATTGGGTGGTATCTTAGGGCTGAAAATGACTGAGGATGGTGAAGAGAAATGA
- the htpX gene encoding zinc metalloprotease HtpX, translating into MLHQQIEQNKRKTVLVMFAFFLLILLIGAAVGYANFNSITTGIIMAAIIAAIYMGIMVLNSTKVVMGLNKGKEITSKEQYPMLWNVVEELSLIAKIPMPKIYIIDDPSPNAFAAGNSPETASVAATTGILEKLNREELEGVMAHEVSHIRNYDIRLSTIALALTAAIALLANIGTRMMWFGGGRRSSNSKNDNGSSAIMLVISIILMILAPLAATLVQLALSRNREYLADASAVELTRNPQGLISALNKISQSEPMKSADPSSAALYIENPLKKETKDSLFSTHPATEKRIARLEAM; encoded by the coding sequence GTGTTACATCAACAAATTGAGCAAAATAAACGGAAGACCGTGCTTGTCATGTTTGCATTTTTTCTTTTAATTTTGCTAATTGGTGCAGCCGTGGGATATGCAAATTTCAATAGTATTACAACTGGAATTATTATGGCGGCAATTATTGCCGCAATTTACATGGGAATCATGGTTTTAAATTCAACTAAAGTTGTAATGGGATTGAATAAAGGTAAGGAAATAACTAGTAAAGAGCAATACCCGATGTTGTGGAATGTAGTAGAAGAGCTGTCTTTAATTGCAAAAATTCCGATGCCGAAAATTTATATCATCGATGATCCAAGCCCAAATGCTTTTGCAGCAGGAAATTCTCCCGAAACGGCATCAGTGGCAGCGACGACTGGTATTTTAGAGAAGTTGAACCGAGAAGAATTAGAGGGCGTCATGGCACACGAAGTTTCACATATCCGAAACTATGATATTCGTTTATCGACTATTGCACTAGCGTTAACAGCAGCTATTGCACTATTGGCTAATATTGGGACAAGAATGATGTGGTTTGGTGGAGGGCGACGTAGCAGCAATAGCAAAAATGACAATGGAAGCTCTGCAATTATGTTGGTTATTTCAATTATTTTGATGATTCTAGCTCCTTTAGCTGCAACCTTAGTTCAGCTTGCTCTTTCTCGTAATCGCGAATATCTAGCAGATGCGTCTGCAGTCGAATTAACAAGAAATCCTCAAGGGTTAATTTCTGCATTAAATAAAATTTCTCAAAGTGAACCTATGAAATCAGCAGACCCAAGTAGCGCAGCTTTATATATTGAAAATCCATTAAAAAAAGAAACCAAAGATTCCTTATTTTCAACGCACCCAGCTACTGAAAAAAGAATTGCACGATTAGAAGCGATGTAA